The window TGATCTATGGCTTTGTGGCGATGTTCGTGGTGTCGAGCATCCAGCGCAACCGGCGCGAGCAGCGCGAACATGCGCCTGCGCTCATCTTCGCGGGTCGCGGGCTGATGGCGGCATCGGCCACCGGCGCGGCGCTCCTGATCGGCAGCGCGGCCTGGGCCAACTTCCAGCTTTAAACAGACTTGTCCGGCAGGCCGTCTTTCCGCTATCGGGACGGCTCCTGAGCGCGGGCGTAGCATAGTGGTAATGCTCTAGCCTTCCAAGCTAGCTAGGAGGGTTCGATTCCCTTCGCCCGCTCCAAACCTGAAACCCCGAAAATCAACTAATTTTTTACCAGTTTAAGCACGGCCTTGAAAGAACCTTCGTGCGGTAACCTGCGGTAAAGGCTCCGGAACACGCTTTTTGATGTCATCAATGACCACCTCGGTAGCGGCCAGAATCAGGCCCAGATTGGCCGGGTCCGGGATTGCATAGATGTCGAAATGCTCGCCTTCACATGGCCAGGCATCTTCGCGCCTTGCCGCCAGTTGACCTCCCCGACCGCCTTGCGGCCGATCTCGAGCTTGAGCTCGCGAATAACAAGGCGCTCGCAACCGCCAGTTCGGCCGCCGAAGCCGCGGCGAGCGAACGCGCTGGAGACCTTGCCCAGAACACCAAGCAGCAAGGGGAATTGACCCATGCGAGCAAGGCTTGCGCGACTGAGCATGATTGCCGCATCCGCCGTGGCTGTGTCATCCTGCGCTAGCAAGGGGCCGATACGGGCGCTATCCCCGCCTGCGCAAGACTTGGTCTCTGAGCGAGAGCCGGCCTAGCCTATCGCGGCGCTGGCCGATCCTGCCGCTGAGGATGACTGGAACGACGAAGTGCTTTTGTGGGGGCGCAGGGGATGGCAGCAGGTTGTTCGCATCTGCCGCTGGGTTGTCCGCAATGGGGCTTTGGACCCGGGCTGCCCCACCATGTAGAGCAGCCCGAGAGCATTATACTAGACCGTAGCTTCCTCATAGGTCGGTGGGGTCTGCGTCGTCCCGCCCGCCTTCCGCGCGACCATGAACTTGGAATACTCGTCCACGTCCTTCGAGTAGCCCACGAGATCGCAGGCAATATACTTCTGCAGGATTGTTCCCAGGCGTTCGTCGTAGATGTCGTCGCACAGTAACCAGCCACCGGGCTCAAGCAGCTCATTGATCGCTGCACCGTAAGCGTGGATCTCGCGCTCGTCGTGCAGCGTATCGCAGAAGATCATCGAATAGCTTGAGCGCTTCGGCACCTTCAAGAAGTCACCGCGGACGAACGTGGTCACGTATTGGAGCAGGCCGGCATTGCGAATCGTGTCAATCAGTACCGCAGTGCTGCCGCCCTTGGTATGAATGCTGCGAACGACCGCATCGTTGTCGAGGAACGCCGAGAAGGTATCGCCAAACATTTCGTTCCACTCGGCGATCGAGGTCGGGCCATAGTCGATCGTGTCGAACGGTGTTTCTTTGCCAGAATCCCTAATAGCTGCGGCGATAGCGAGGGTAGAGCGGCCAAGCCACGGCCCGATTTCCAGAACAGGCCCTTCGACGTTCTTGGCGAGGGTATAGAGCAGATTCACTTCGGTGAGGTTCGTCCAGCCCTGCGGAAAGTGATGTTCATGTACCGGGCATCCCTCAAGATGCTCAACGTTGATTACATTGCCATCCAATAGTTGATCGATCACTTCCGAAACCCCCGTGTGCTGTTAGTTGCTTGCGGTGCTCGGCCCTAATGGCATCGGCGTCCAATGTGCCGGGTCGAGAGAAGCACCGCTGGTCCCGATGACCGTCCAGAAGCCGCCGCCGTTTCCTGCCGGCGTTCAGTAAGCGAACGCCATGTTGGTGCAATGCTGAATGGTAGCCAGTCAGTTCCCCTCATGGCGTTCTAATGTACGAAGGAAATTTGCTGGTGCAAGGGGCTTGGCCTTTTAAGGCATTGGTGATGTGGTAGATTCATCGGGCTGCGGCGGTGCATCATGCAGCGCAGTTGGTAGTGCGCACTTCAGGGGGTTCCCAGTAGGAGTACGGGTTCGATTCCCGTCATGGTGTCGAACAGCCGCAGCAGCAGTTATCCCTCCCGCCCGATCTGCTCCCCAAACCTCACCGTCTTCACTAGCAAGTATAAAGAGCAGGATAGACTGTCCTGCTTACCCCTCTGCTGAGCCAGCTTTGCGCGGTGGAGGATGCGGGATTTGCCGGTCATCGGGCGACGTCCTCGATCGACACGCTCTGGTACATCTGCTCAGCCATCTGGGCGGCTGCCCAATGCGGATAGCCTTGCTGCAGCCAGTACCTGTACTACATCCGGCGGAGACCGCAGTATGACCGCTTCATAGTCTCAGTGAGCGCCGCCAGTTGACCGTTGTGCGCGGCCTCAATGCCCTCGCGCACTTTCCGGCGCTTTTTTGAACCAAAGTTACCAGCTTTTCATCTCGGTCATGTCTGAACTCCTGCGTCCATTCCCATCCGTAAAGGACATATCTTCCTGTAGGAAGGGATCAGCCAGAGGGTTGGGGTTGGAACTCCCGCCGCTTCTTCGTCGAGCATCCATCGCGCATCGTGCCCAGTAATGGCCTGAGCTTTCATGGCCGGATGCGTCGTCGATAAGGCTGGGTTGGTATCGGCCTCTGGCCTTTCGTGGTCATCCGGATTCTCAACACGTTCGTGTTCGGCTTCGTAAGGGTTTTCGTAAAGCGTCATTGCGCCGAAAAGTTGGCCGATCTGGCGCTGGGCGCCGAGACCCTTTCGAGGCAACCAAAACCGATCGATCTGCGATTTCCATTTTGAGCTTAATTTAAGCGTCACATGCGGGTTTTTAGCCGAGTATGTTTCTGGCTGATCGGCTTCGCCCGCTCCACGGCCTCGCAGTCTTGTAAAAATGCGACAAGTCGTTGCGGACGCGATCCTAAATCATTGTAAAATAGTCGAATCGCGGATTGCCGTTCAGGCAACCTTCATGTCATCCGTTCGTTTGTTGCATAATAAAGACGAGCGGAGAGGCTCATGGCTACACTTCCCCATCGCGATGAACCTCGTCGCGGATCGCGGATCTATCTTCCTCCGGGGCAGCCGGTACAGGCGAAGCCTGCGCTGCGACCGGCGGAGGCGCGGCCGTCGCGGATCCAGCGGATGACCTTCATCTTCGGTGTCAGCACGATGCTGTGGCTCGGCATCGCGGCGCTGGTGGTGGCGCTCTAACTAAGCCCTAGAAGTCGGGCTTCTCATAATGATCGGGGGGCGAAACCAGCTCCATCCGATCGGCCAGCACGGTGCGCAGCGACCGGCGCGACTTCATTCCCGAATACCATTGGCGCGTCTCGTCATGCCCGCGCCAGTCGATCCCGCCCAGATAGTCGGCGACCGACAGATGCGCCGCGCAGGCCAGGTCGGCGAGGCTCAGCAGCGGCCCGGCGATCCAGCGGCGGCTGGCCACCAGATAATCGATATAATCGAGATGGTCGTTCGCGGCCTTCATCGCATGGCGCAGCACGCCCGCGTCGGGCGACAGGCGGTGGACGATCCGCTTGATCGCGCGCTCGTGCAGCAGCGGGCCGACCACGTCGCCGTGAAACTTCTCGTCGAAATAGGCGACCAGCCGGCGCACCTCGGCGCGCGCGGCGACATTGCCGGGGATCATCGGCGCGCGTTCGACCGTCTCTTCCAGATATTCGCCGATCGCCTTCGAATCGATCAGCGTCAGGCCGAGGGTGGCGTCGGCCAGAACCGGGGTCTGGCCGCTCGGGTTCATGTCGAGGAACTCGTCGCGCCGCTCCCACGGGGATTCGCGCACCAGCTGATACGCGATGCCCTTCTCCTCCATCTGGAGCCGCACTTTGCGCGAATAGGGGCAGAGGGGAAACTGATACAGCTGGAACATCGCGCCCCAGCCTATCGACCGCAGGACGCGCTGTCAGCAGTCTGAACGCAAAAGACCCACAGCTTTGTTGCTGTCAGCCATAATCCTCCCCGGAACGGGGAGGGGGACCATCCGCAGGATGGTGGAGGGGGCTGGAGGCCAGGTCCATCGCCTGTGGCGAACCCCCTCCACCGCTTCGCGGTCCCCCTCCCCGTCCCGGGGAGGATCAGGCGTGGATCACTCCGCCGCCACGACCTCGGCGTCGTTGTCGTTCAGCGGATATTCGAGCCGGCTGACCATTTCCTTGGGGCAGACCTGCCAGATCTTGCCGCGCCAGCGATCCCAGTCATCGAGCACCGAATGCGCCCACTTGCTGTCGGTCATCACCGCATGTTCGGCGATCAGCGCCTTGGCGCGCTGTTCCCAATAATGCGATTCGAAGCGCTGCCACAGGATGCTTTCGGGGTTGGCGTGCGTCGCGAAGCTGCCGTCCTCGTCCAGGACGAAGGCCATGCCGCCGGTCATGCCCGCGCCGAAATTCTCGCCAACCTTGCCCAGGATCACCGCGGTGCCCCCGGTCATATATTCGCATCCGTTCGCGCCGCAGCCTTCGACCACCACGGTCGCGCCCGAATTGCGCACCGCGAAGCGTTCGCCCGCCTGGCCCGCCGCGAACAGCTTGCCGCTGGTCGCACCGTACAGGACGGTGTTGCCGATGATCGTGTTGTGCTTGGTCTCCAGCGGGCTCGACACCATCGGGCGCACCGTGATGATCGCGCCCGACAGGCCCTTGCCGACATAATCGTTGGCGTCGCCGAACACTTCGAGCGTCATGCCCTTCACGCCGAACGCGCCGAGCGACTGGCCCGCCGAACCGCGCAGGCGGATGTGGACGTGCCCGTCCGCCAGCGTCGACATGCCGAAGCGCTGCGTGATCTCGGCCGAGAAGCGGGTGCCGACGGCGCGGTGCGTGTTGCGCACCGTATAGGTCAGCTGCATCTTCTCGCGCCGTTCGAACACCGCCTTGGCGTCGTCGATCATCTGCGCGTCGAGGCTGTCGGGCACTTCGTTGCGGAAGCCCTCGATGTTGAAGCGCCGCTTGGATTCGGGCGCGTCGACCTTCGCCAGGATCGGGTTGAGATCCAAGTCGTCGAGATGCTCGGCGCCACGGCTCACCTGACGGAGCAGCTCGGTGCGGCCGATGATCTCGTCGAGCGAGCGGACGCCCAGCTTGGCCAGGATCTCGCGCACTTCCTCGGCGATGAAGGTCATCAGGTTGATGACCTTTTCCGGCGTGCCGACGAACTTCTGGCGCAGCTTGTCATCCTGCGTGCAGACGCCGACCGGGCAGGTGTTCGAATGGCACTGGCGCACCATGATGCAGCCCATCGCCACCAGCGACAGCGTGCCGATGCCGAATTCCTCGGCGCCCAGGATCGCCGCGATCACGATGTCGCGGCCGGTCTTGAGGCCGCCGTCGGTGCGCAGCTTGATGCGATGCCGCAGCCCGTTGAGCGTCAGCACCTGGTTCGTCTCGGTCAGCCCCATTTCCCACGGGGTGCCGGCGTACTTGATCGACGTCTGCGGCGAAGCGCCGGTGCCGCCATTGTGGCCCGACACCAGGATCACGTCCGCGTGGGCTTTTGCGACGCCGGCCGCGACCGTGCCGATGCCGGCCGAGCTGACGAGCTTGACGCAGACCCGCGCGCGCGGATTGATCTGCTTCAGGTCGTAGATCAGCTGCGCCAGATCCTCGATCGAATAGATGTCGTGGTGCGGCGGGGGCGAAATCAGCATCACGCCCGGCGTCGAATGGCGCAGCTTGGCGATCATCTCGGTCACCTTGAAGCCGGGCAGCTGCCCGCCTTCGCCGGGCTTGGCGCCCTGTGCGACCTTGATCTCCAGTTCCTCGGCGGCGCCCAGATATTCGGCGGTCACGCCGAAGCGGCCCGACGCGATCTGCTTGATCACCGAGTTCGCATTGTCGCCATTGTCGTAGGGCGTGTAGCGCGACTTGTCCTCGCCGCCTTCGCCCGACACGGCCTTCGCGCCGATCCGGTTCATCGCGATCGCCAGCGTCTCATGCGCTTCGGGGCTGAGCGCGCCCAGCGACATGCCCGGCGTCACGAAACGCTTGCGGATTTCGGTGATCGCCTCGACCGAGTCGATCGGAATCCCCTCGCGCGCCCAGTTGAACTCCAGAAGATCGCGCAGATAGACCGGCGGCATATCGCGCACGCCGCGCGAGAATTGCAGATAGGTCGAATAGCTGTCGGTCGACACCGAGCTTTGCAGCAGGTGCATCAGCTGCGCCGAATAGGCATGCGCCTCGCCGCCGTTGCGCTGGCGATAGAAACCGCCAACCGGCAGGTTGACGACGACATCGTCATGCGCCGCTTCGTGCCGCAGCATCGCGGACAGCTGGAGCGAGTTATAGCCTTCGCCCGAAATCTTGGTGGGCATGCCGGGGAACAGATCGTTCACCAGCGCACGGCTCAGGCCCACCGCTTCGAAATTATAGCCGCCGCGATAGCTGGAGATCACCGCGATCCCCATCTTCGACATGATCTTGAGCAGACCGTCGTCGATCGCCTTGCGATGGCGCTTGAGCGCGTCGGCGATGCTGATGTCGCCGAACAGGCCGCGCGCATGGCGATCGGCGATCGCCGCCTCGCTCAGATAGGCGTTCACCGTGGTCGCGCCGACGCCGATCAGCACCGCATAATAATGCGTGTCGAGGCATTCGGCCGACCGCACGTTGACCGACGCATAGGAACGCAGCCCCTTGCGGACCAGGTGGGTGTGGACGGCCGCCGCCGCCAGCACCATCGCGATCGCGACCCGGTTCGGCCCGACATGTTCGTCGGTCAGGAAGATTTCGGTCTTGCCCTCGCGCACCGCGATTTCGGCCTCGGTCCGCACGCGGGCGATCGCGTTGCGCAGCCCATCCGGCCCGCCATCGGAATCATAGGTGCAGTCGATCTCGGCCGCCTGCGCGCCGAAATGGTTCTTCAGCGTGTGCCAGTCGCGGCAGTGGAGAACCGGGCTTTCCAGCACCAGCACGTCGCTCTGCGCCGCTTCGCTGTCCAGGATGTTGGCGAGGTTGCCGAACCGCGTCTTGAGCGACATCACGCGCGTTTCGCGCAAGCTGTCGATCGGCGGGTTGGTCACCTGGCTGAAATTCTGGCGGAAGAAGTGGCTGATCAGGCGCGGCTTGTCGCTGATGACGGCCAGAGGCGCGTCGTCGCCCATCGAACCGATCGCTTCCTTCGCATCCTCGACCTGCGGGGACAGGATCAGCTCCATGTCCTCCATCGTCTGGCCGGCGGAAACCTGGCGACGCAGCAGTTCGGCGCGCTCCCAGCGCGGGATCATGTCCTCGTCCGGGGTCGGCAGGTCGGCCAGGGTGCGGAAACCCTTCACCCATTCACCATAGGGCGCTTCGCCCGCGATCTGCGCCTTGATCTCGGCGTCGCCGTACAGCTTGCCCTCTTCCAGATCGATCGCGATCATCTGGCCGGGGCCCATCCGGCCCTTCGACACGATCGTCGATTCCGGAACGACGACCATGCCGGTTTCCGAACCCACGATCAGCAGATTGTCGGCGGTGCGCGTGGTGCGCAGCGGGCGCAGCGCATTGCGGTCGACGCCCGCCACGACCCAGCGGCCGTCGGTCATCGCCAGCGCGGCCGGGCCGTCCCAAGGCTCCATGACCGAACCGAAATAGCTGTACATGTCCATGACGGGCTTCGGCAGATCGGTGCTGCCCTGCCACGCCTCGGGGACGAGCATCAGCTTGGCGGTCGGTGCGTCGCGGCCCGACCGGCAGATCGCCTCGAACACCGCGTCAAGCGCCGCGGTGTCGGACGCGCCCGACGGGATGAGCGGCTTGATCTCGTCGGAGTGCTCGCCAAAGGCGAGCGACGCCATCTTGATCTCGTGGCTCTTCATCCAGTTCTTGTTGCCGCGGATCGTGTTGATCTCGCCATTGTGCGCCAAGGTCCGGAACGGCTGCGCCAGCCACCATTGCGGGAAGGTGTTGGTCGAATAACGCTGGTGGAAGATCGCGACGCGGCTGACGAACCGCTGATCCTTCAGGTCGGGATAGAAGACCGACAGCTCCTCGGCTAGGAACAGCCCCTTATAGATGATCGAACGCGCGCTGAGCGAGCAGATGTAGAAGCCCTGGATCTGGGCCTCGATCACCTTGCGCTCGATCCGGCGGCGGATCAGGTACAGGTTCTTTTCGAACTCGGCTTCGGACATTTCGTCGGGCATCGGCCCGGCGATCATGATCTGCTCGATTTCGGGGCGCGTGCTCTGCGCCTTCTCGCCGATCACGGAAACGTCGACGGGCACCTGGCGCCAGCCATAGATGGTGTAGCCGAAATCGATGATCTCGGCCTCGACGATCGTGCGGCACGTCTCCTGCGCGCCCAGATCGGTGCGCGGCAGGAAGATCATGCCGACAGCCAGCCGGTTCGGGCGCGGCTTGTGCCCCGCATATTCGATCGCATCGTCGAAGAAGCGGACGGGCAGGTCGACATGGATGCCCGCGCCGTCGCCGGTCTTGCCATCGGCGTCGACCGCGCCGCGATGCCACACCGCCTTCAGCGCGTCGATCGCCGCCGCCACCACGCGCCGCGACGGCTTCCCGTCGGTTGCCGCGACCAGGCCCACGCCGCAGGCGTCGCCTTCATATTCGGGGCGATACATGCCTTCGCGGGCGAGACGCTCACGCTCGCCGGCCATCCATTCGTTCTCGGTGTGGCTCATCGCGCCATCCCTTCCAAAATCCATCGTCATGCCGCCACCTTCGCAGGGGAAGCGGCCTTCTTCGCCTTCAGGAAGGCGTGCATGCGTTCCGCCACATCGCGGCCGTCGCGGATCGCCCAGACGACCAGCGAGGCACCGCGCACGATGTCGCCCGCGGCGAACACGCCCTCGACGCTGGTCTGCATCGTCTTGTGGTCGACGCGCAAAGTGCCCCAGCGGGTTACCGACAGATCGGGCGCGCCGAACATGTGCGGCAGTTCCTCGGGGTCGAAGCCCAGCGCCTTGATCACCAGATCGGCGTCGAGGCGGAACTCGCTGCCCGGATCGGGCTCGGGCGCGCGGCGGCCCGAAGCGTCGGGCGCGCCCAGACGCATCTTGATCGCGCGCACGCCGCTGACCGCATCGGTGCCGTCGAAGGCTTCGGGGGCGGAGAGCCACACGAACTCGACGCCTTCTTCCTCGGCATTCTTCGTCTCGCGCTGCGAACCCGGCATATTGGCCTTGTCGCGGCGGTAGAGGCACTTGACCGACTTGGCGCCCTGGCGGATCGCGGTGCGGACACAGTCCATCGCGGTATCGCCGCCGCCGATCACGACGACATTCTTGTCCGCCGCGTTGAGCCCACCATTGTCATAGGCTTCGACCGCGTCACCAAAGCCCTTGCGGTTCGACGCGATCAGATAGTCGAGCGCATCGACCACGCCCGGCGCGCCGACGCCCGGCGCCTTGATCGCGCGCGGCTTGTAAACGCCGGTGGCGATCAGCAGCGCGTCGTGCCGCCCGCGCAGCTCGTCGAGGGTCGCGTCGCGGCCGACTTCGAAGCTGTTGTGGAAGACGATGCCCGCATCGGCCAGCCGCTTCACGCGGCGCATCACCACGTCCTTTTCCAGCTTGAAGCCGGGAATGCCGTAGGTCAGCAGGCCGCCGGCGCGATCGTGACGGTCATAGACGTGCACCTCGTAACCGCGCGCGCGCATCAGTTCGGCGGTGGTCAGGCCCGCGGGGCCGGCGCCGATCACACCGATCGACTGGCCCTTTGCGGGGCCGACGCGCACCGGCTCGACCCAGCCATTTTCCCAGGCCGTGTCGGTGATGTACTTTTCGACCGACCCGATCGTCACCGCGCCGTGGCCGGAGAATTCGATCACGCAATTGCCTTCGCACAGCCGGTCCTGCGGGCAGATGCGGCCGCAGATTTCGGGCATGGTCGACGTCGCGTTCGACAGTTCATAGGCCTCGCGCAGACGCCCTTCGGTCGTCAGGCGCAGCCAGTCCGGAATATGGTTGTGCAGCGGGCAATGCGTCGCGCAGTAAGGCACGCCGCACTGCGAACAGCGCGAAGCCTGCTCGCCTGCCGCTTCGTCATTATAACGTGCGCTGATCTCGCCAAAATCGGCGGTGCGATCGGATGCGTCGCGTTTGACAGGATAATCCTGCCCCCGCACGACGAACTTCAGCATCGGTTCATTGGCCATGAATGCGCTCCCTCATGGCGCGCCCATTCTCACAGGAAACCGCCGGAGTCACGCGCAATCCGCGCAATGAGTAAGCTTTGCTTACCTAATATCTGGGGAAAAGCGACTTATTGTGAATCATTCGCGACAAGTCGCTCTCCCAATGGGTCCGATGTGGACCTTATCGTGCCAAGAGCCAGATCAAAGCCGCCGCGCCCACCACGATTCGATACCAGGCGAATGGCCCAAATCCGCGCTTCGTCACCACGGCCAGGAACCAGCGGATCACCACGATCGCGACGACGAACGAAATAACGAAGCCCAGCGCGATATCGGTGATCTGATCGCCGCCCAGCTCATGCCGCGCCTTCCACAGCGCCAGCGTGGTCGCGCCCAGCATCGTCGGGATCGCCAGGAAGAAGCTATATTCGGCCGCCGTCTTGCGCTCGACGCCCAGCAGCAGCGCGCCCATGATCGTGGCACCCGATCGGCTGACGCCGGGGATCATCGATATGCACTGGACAAAGCCGATGCCCAATGCGGTGCGCCAGCCCATCCCCTCGACGCTCTCGGTCGTGATCCGCTTCGCCATCCGTTCGATCGCCAGCATCGCGACGCCGCCGACCAGCAGCGCGATCGCGACCACGATCGGCTGATTGAGCAGCGCCTTGATCGCCGAATAGGCGACCGCGCCGATCACCGCGGACGGCAGGAAGCCGAGCAGGACGTTGCGGGTGAAATGGATCGACGCCGGATCGCGCCGCCCCAGCCCCGCCAGCACCGCGGCGAAGCGCGCGCGATAGACCACGAGCACCGACAGGATCGCGCCCAGCTGGATCACGATGTCGAACGTCTCGCTGCCCTCGGGCACCTTCACCAGCTCACCGGCCAGAATCAGGTGCCCGGTCGAGGAGACGGGGATGAACTCGGTCAGTCCCTCGACGATGCCGAGGAACAGGATGACGAGGAACGGCACGCCTTAGGCGGCCGGCTTGGCGCGCGCCGGGGCGAAGCGGCCGCGGGGCTTGAACTGCACCAGCCAGGCGGGGGCCACCGCGTCCATCGGGGTCGGATCGATCCCGAACGCGGCAAAGCCGTTGCCGGTCGCGACATTGTCGGTCTGCAGCATCGCCCACTGGTCGCGCGTGATCGGCGCGCCGGGCAGCAGGCCGGCCACGGTCGCCACCATGCCGCCGATCGCGTCGGGGATGGGGGCGAAGGTCGGCTCGCGCCCGGTCTCGCGCGCGATGAAGTCCTGCAGGCCCTGCATCGTGATCTGTTCCGGCCCGCCCAGTTCGTAGGTCTGGCCGCCATAGGTCGCGGGATCGAGCGCCGCGGCCGCGATCGCGCGGGCGACGTCGGCCACCCAGGCCGGCTGGAACTTCACGGTCGGGCGCATCACCGGCACGATCGGCATCGCCTGCATCGCGGCGAAGCGGTTCACGAAATCGTCTTCCTGCCCGAACAGGATCGACGGGCGGATGATCGTGGCGGCGGGATAAGCGGCCTTCACCGCCGCTTCGCCCTCGCCCTTGGTGCGGCCATAGGCCGACGCGCTCTCCGGATCGGCGCCGATCGCGGAAATGTGGACCAGCGCGGTCGCGCCCGCATCGGCGGCGGCCTTGGCCACGTTCGCCGCACCCTCGACATGGATGCGCTTGAAGTCGCCCGAAAGGATGCCGACCAGGTTCACCACCGAATCGCTGCCCGCAATCGCGCGGGCGACGCTCGCCGGCTTGGTGATGTCCGCCGAAACGAACTGGGTCTGGCCCAGCCCGCCCAGCGGCTTGATCGCCAGCGCCTTGCGCGGATCCCGTTCCACCACGCGCACCCGCGCGCCTGCCTTCAGCAGCTCCTGCGCCACATAGCGGCCCAGAAAACCGCCTCCGCCGAACAGCGTGACCAACCGGCTCATTGTCGCAAACCTCATGGATATTGTCGCCGCACGCATTGCCCGCGACAGAAGCTGTTGACAAGGCGCAACCGCCGCCACTATCAGCCGCGCTCCGCTCCGGATGCCCAGGTGGTGGAATTGGTAGACGCGCTGGCTTCAGGTGCCAGTGGCCGCAAGGCCGTGGAGGTTCGAGTCCTCTCCTGGGCACCAACGGCTTTCTAAGTCGTTGATCGCGTGACAAAAACCCTGTTTTCCGTGACTTACGCCTCTTTGGCCGGTACAAAATCCGGGACGCGAAGGCATGGGTTTGATCGTGAATAACCGACACATTCAGAAAGACCCTGCGACCGGTAGGCTCTCCTATCGGCGGGCCTTTGAACCGTCCTTGCGGCCATTTTTGGCGAAGCCGCGTCGCGAGCTGAAGGTGTCACTTGGCTCGACCAACCTCCGAGACCCAAAGGCAGAGCGGAAGCGGCTGGAGGCTGAGCAGCAGTACGAGCGCGAGGTCCGGCAAGCTACCGCTGCACGCCGAGTCGCCATGCAGGAAGCCTCAGGCCGCGTCGACCGATTGACGCCCGAGCTAGTGCAATACCTCATCGTCAACTGGCAGGTGGATGACCTTGCGCTCGACGAAGAG is drawn from Sphingomonas crocodyli and contains these coding sequences:
- a CDS encoding undecaprenyl-diphosphate phosphatase, which translates into the protein MPFLVILFLGIVEGLTEFIPVSSTGHLILAGELVKVPEGSETFDIVIQLGAILSVLVVYRARFAAVLAGLGRRDPASIHFTRNVLLGFLPSAVIGAVAYSAIKALLNQPIVVAIALLVGGVAMLAIERMAKRITTESVEGMGWRTALGIGFVQCISMIPGVSRSGATIMGALLLGVERKTAAEYSFFLAIPTMLGATTLALWKARHELGGDQITDIALGFVISFVVAIVVIRWFLAVVTKRGFGPFAWYRIVVGAAALIWLLAR
- a CDS encoding class I SAM-dependent methyltransferase → MIDQLLDGNVINVEHLEGCPVHEHHFPQGWTNLTEVNLLYTLAKNVEGPVLEIGPWLGRSTLAIAAAIRDSGKETPFDTIDYGPTSIAEWNEMFGDTFSAFLDNDAVVRSIHTKGGSTAVLIDTIRNAGLLQYVTTFVRGDFLKVPKRSSYSMIFCDTLHDEREIHAYGAAINELLEPGGWLLCDDIYDERLGTILQKYIACDLVGYSKDVDEYSKFMVARKAGGTTQTPPTYEEATV
- a CDS encoding complex I NDUFA9 subunit family protein, encoding MSRLVTLFGGGGFLGRYVAQELLKAGARVRVVERDPRKALAIKPLGGLGQTQFVSADITKPASVARAIAGSDSVVNLVGILSGDFKRIHVEGAANVAKAAADAGATALVHISAIGADPESASAYGRTKGEGEAAVKAAYPAATIIRPSILFGQEDDFVNRFAAMQAMPIVPVMRPTVKFQPAWVADVARAIAAAALDPATYGGQTYELGGPEQITMQGLQDFIARETGREPTFAPIPDAIGGMVATVAGLLPGAPITRDQWAMLQTDNVATGNGFAAFGIDPTPMDAVAPAWLVQFKPRGRFAPARAKPAA
- a CDS encoding NAD(P)-dependent oxidoreductase; protein product: MANEPMLKFVVRGQDYPVKRDASDRTADFGEISARYNDEAAGEQASRCSQCGVPYCATHCPLHNHIPDWLRLTTEGRLREAYELSNATSTMPEICGRICPQDRLCEGNCVIEFSGHGAVTIGSVEKYITDTAWENGWVEPVRVGPAKGQSIGVIGAGPAGLTTAELMRARGYEVHVYDRHDRAGGLLTYGIPGFKLEKDVVMRRVKRLADAGIVFHNSFEVGRDATLDELRGRHDALLIATGVYKPRAIKAPGVGAPGVVDALDYLIASNRKGFGDAVEAYDNGGLNAADKNVVVIGGGDTAMDCVRTAIRQGAKSVKCLYRRDKANMPGSQRETKNAEEEGVEFVWLSAPEAFDGTDAVSGVRAIKMRLGAPDASGRRAPEPDPGSEFRLDADLVIKALGFDPEELPHMFGAPDLSVTRWGTLRVDHKTMQTSVEGVFAAGDIVRGASLVVWAIRDGRDVAERMHAFLKAKKAASPAKVAA
- a CDS encoding glutathione S-transferase family protein, giving the protein MFQLYQFPLCPYSRKVRLQMEEKGIAYQLVRESPWERRDEFLDMNPSGQTPVLADATLGLTLIDSKAIGEYLEETVERAPMIPGNVAARAEVRRLVAYFDEKFHGDVVGPLLHERAIKRIVHRLSPDAGVLRHAMKAANDHLDYIDYLVASRRWIAGPLLSLADLACAAHLSVADYLGGIDWRGHDETRQWYSGMKSRRSLRTVLADRMELVSPPDHYEKPDF
- the gltB gene encoding glutamate synthase large subunit, with amino-acid sequence MSHTENEWMAGERERLAREGMYRPEYEGDACGVGLVAATDGKPSRRVVAAAIDALKAVWHRGAVDADGKTGDGAGIHVDLPVRFFDDAIEYAGHKPRPNRLAVGMIFLPRTDLGAQETCRTIVEAEIIDFGYTIYGWRQVPVDVSVIGEKAQSTRPEIEQIMIAGPMPDEMSEAEFEKNLYLIRRRIERKVIEAQIQGFYICSLSARSIIYKGLFLAEELSVFYPDLKDQRFVSRVAIFHQRYSTNTFPQWWLAQPFRTLAHNGEINTIRGNKNWMKSHEIKMASLAFGEHSDEIKPLIPSGASDTAALDAVFEAICRSGRDAPTAKLMLVPEAWQGSTDLPKPVMDMYSYFGSVMEPWDGPAALAMTDGRWVVAGVDRNALRPLRTTRTADNLLIVGSETGMVVVPESTIVSKGRMGPGQMIAIDLEEGKLYGDAEIKAQIAGEAPYGEWVKGFRTLADLPTPDEDMIPRWERAELLRRQVSAGQTMEDMELILSPQVEDAKEAIGSMGDDAPLAVISDKPRLISHFFRQNFSQVTNPPIDSLRETRVMSLKTRFGNLANILDSEAAQSDVLVLESPVLHCRDWHTLKNHFGAQAAEIDCTYDSDGGPDGLRNAIARVRTEAEIAVREGKTEIFLTDEHVGPNRVAIAMVLAAAAVHTHLVRKGLRSYASVNVRSAECLDTHYYAVLIGVGATTVNAYLSEAAIADRHARGLFGDISIADALKRHRKAIDDGLLKIMSKMGIAVISSYRGGYNFEAVGLSRALVNDLFPGMPTKISGEGYNSLQLSAMLRHEAAHDDVVVNLPVGGFYRQRNGGEAHAYSAQLMHLLQSSVSTDSYSTYLQFSRGVRDMPPVYLRDLLEFNWAREGIPIDSVEAITEIRKRFVTPGMSLGALSPEAHETLAIAMNRIGAKAVSGEGGEDKSRYTPYDNGDNANSVIKQIASGRFGVTAEYLGAAEELEIKVAQGAKPGEGGQLPGFKVTEMIAKLRHSTPGVMLISPPPHHDIYSIEDLAQLIYDLKQINPRARVCVKLVSSAGIGTVAAGVAKAHADVILVSGHNGGTGASPQTSIKYAGTPWEMGLTETNQVLTLNGLRHRIKLRTDGGLKTGRDIVIAAILGAEEFGIGTLSLVAMGCIMVRQCHSNTCPVGVCTQDDKLRQKFVGTPEKVINLMTFIAEEVREILAKLGVRSLDEIIGRTELLRQVSRGAEHLDDLDLNPILAKVDAPESKRRFNIEGFRNEVPDSLDAQMIDDAKAVFERREKMQLTYTVRNTHRAVGTRFSAEITQRFGMSTLADGHVHIRLRGSAGQSLGAFGVKGMTLEVFGDANDYVGKGLSGAIITVRPMVSSPLETKHNTIIGNTVLYGATSGKLFAAGQAGERFAVRNSGATVVVEGCGANGCEYMTGGTAVILGKVGENFGAGMTGGMAFVLDEDGSFATHANPESILWQRFESHYWEQRAKALIAEHAVMTDSKWAHSVLDDWDRWRGKIWQVCPKEMVSRLEYPLNDNDAEVVAAE